In Streptantibioticus cattleyicolor NRRL 8057 = DSM 46488, a genomic segment contains:
- the cynR gene encoding transcriptional regulator CynR: MALELRHLRYLLAVAEHGNFTRAAEDLHISQPTLSQQVRQLEKALGVQLLDRTGRAVRLTDAGEAYTHHARRALRDLAAAERAVHDVQDLSRGHLRLAVTPTFTAYLVGPLTAQLHTRHPGISMTVRETTQDAIENWLLADDVDLGIAFTGPHLPGITATPLFTETLTLVTGTHHADLAHRTPLPVDNLTGLQLALLTGDFATRGHIDAYFADHHVNPEITVEANSIQALTEFVQRTPTATVLPEAITHDHPALHPVPLAPPLPTRTVALLHRTDAYRTAATHAFTRVLHDYIGTRGYPPPGRK, translated from the coding sequence ATGGCCCTGGAACTGCGGCACCTGCGCTACCTGCTCGCCGTGGCCGAGCACGGCAACTTCACCCGCGCCGCCGAAGACCTGCACATTTCCCAGCCCACGCTGTCCCAGCAGGTCAGGCAACTCGAAAAGGCCCTCGGCGTGCAGCTGCTGGACCGCACCGGCCGTGCCGTACGGCTCACCGACGCCGGCGAGGCGTACACGCACCACGCCCGGCGGGCCCTGCGTGACCTGGCCGCGGCCGAACGCGCCGTCCATGACGTCCAGGACCTCTCCCGCGGCCACCTCCGCCTCGCCGTCACCCCCACCTTCACCGCCTACCTCGTCGGCCCCCTGACCGCGCAGCTCCACACCCGCCACCCCGGCATCAGCATGACCGTGCGGGAAACAACGCAGGACGCCATCGAAAACTGGCTGCTCGCCGACGACGTGGACCTCGGCATCGCCTTCACCGGCCCCCACCTGCCCGGCATCACCGCCACACCGCTGTTCACCGAAACACTCACCCTCGTCACCGGCACCCACCACGCCGACCTCGCCCACCGGACCCCACTGCCGGTCGACAACCTCACCGGGCTGCAACTCGCCCTGCTCACCGGTGACTTCGCCACTCGCGGCCACATCGACGCCTACTTCGCCGACCACCACGTCAACCCGGAGATCACCGTGGAGGCCAACTCCATCCAGGCCCTCACCGAGTTCGTCCAGCGCACCCCCACCGCCACCGTGCTCCCCGAAGCCATCACCCACGACCACCCCGCCCTCCACCCCGTCCCCCTCGCCCCGCCCCTCCCCACCCGGACCGTCGCCCTCCTCCACCGCACCGACGCCTACCGCACCGCCGCCACCCATGCCTTCACCCGCGTCCTCCACGACTACATCGGCACCCGCGGATACCCGCCTCCCGGCCGGAAGTGA
- a CDS encoding carbonic anhydrase, which yields MRNLAEGVARFQRDVFPARRDLFARLATRHTPHTLFIGCSDARVVPELITGCEPGELFVVRTAGNLVPAHAPGADGVAASVEYAVTVLGVTDIVVCGHSACGAMTALAQRHDLSAAPAVADWLRHADASVARTTTGDVATLVRRNVLAQLANLATHPSVARALAGRKVTLHGWVFDIGTGHVEVLDATGTAPATAA from the coding sequence ATGCGCAACCTCGCCGAGGGCGTCGCGCGTTTCCAGCGGGACGTCTTCCCGGCCAGGAGGGACCTCTTCGCCCGCCTGGCCACGCGGCACACACCGCACACGCTGTTCATCGGCTGTTCCGACGCTCGCGTCGTCCCGGAGCTGATCACCGGTTGTGAGCCGGGTGAGCTGTTCGTCGTCCGGACCGCCGGGAACCTGGTGCCTGCCCACGCCCCCGGCGCCGACGGGGTGGCGGCGAGCGTGGAGTACGCCGTCACGGTGCTGGGTGTGACCGACATCGTGGTGTGCGGCCACTCGGCCTGCGGCGCCATGACCGCCCTCGCCCAGCGGCACGATCTGAGCGCCGCGCCGGCGGTGGCCGACTGGCTGCGTCATGCGGACGCCTCCGTCGCCCGTACCACCACGGGTGACGTGGCCACCCTGGTCCGCCGGAACGTGCTCGCGCAACTGGCGAACCTGGCCACCCACCCCTCGGTCGCCCGCGCCCTGGCCGGACGGAAGGTCACCCTGCACGGCTGGGTCTTCGACATCGGCACCGGCCACGTCGAGGTGCTGGACGCCACCGGGACCGCCCCGGCGACGGCAGCCTGA
- the cynS gene encoding cyanase, which translates to MAHAQLDPTARQALAAQAVEAKTRKNLTWQQIADAAGLSVAFTTAAVLGQHALPERSAQAVAGLLGLDDDAALLLRTIPTRGSIPGGVPTDPTIYRFYEMLQVYGTTLKALVHEQFGDGIISAINFRLDVQKVADPEGGERAVITLDGKYLPTKPF; encoded by the coding sequence ATGGCACACGCCCAGCTCGACCCCACCGCCCGCCAGGCCCTGGCCGCCCAGGCCGTCGAGGCCAAGACCCGCAAGAACCTCACCTGGCAGCAGATCGCCGACGCCGCCGGCCTCTCGGTCGCCTTCACCACCGCCGCCGTCCTCGGCCAGCACGCCCTGCCGGAGCGGTCCGCCCAGGCCGTCGCCGGACTGCTCGGCCTGGACGACGACGCGGCGCTGCTCCTCCGGACCATCCCCACCCGCGGGTCGATCCCCGGCGGCGTCCCCACCGACCCGACGATCTACCGCTTCTACGAGATGCTCCAGGTCTACGGCACCACCCTCAAGGCCCTGGTCCACGAGCAGTTCGGCGACGGCATCATCAGCGCGATCAACTTCAGGCTGGACGTGCAGAAGGTCGCCGACCCCGAGGGCGGCGAGCGCGCCGTGATCACCCTGGACGGCAAGTACCTGCCGACCAAGCCATTCTGA
- a CDS encoding nucleoside deaminase: MDFVQRTIDIARQNVAEGGRPFATVIVKDGQILAESPNKVAQTNDPTAHAEILAIREACRKLGTEHLTGTTIYVLAHPCPMCLGSLYYCSPDEVVFLTTRDAYEPHYVDDRKYFELATFYDEFAKDYTERRLPMRYEPREDAVDVYRFWQRRNGGERHVADAPTTT; encoded by the coding sequence ATGGACTTCGTCCAGCGCACCATCGACATCGCCCGGCAGAACGTCGCCGAGGGCGGCCGACCGTTCGCGACCGTCATCGTCAAGGATGGTCAGATCCTCGCCGAAAGCCCGAACAAGGTCGCCCAGACCAACGACCCCACGGCGCACGCGGAGATCCTCGCCATCCGCGAGGCGTGCCGGAAGCTGGGCACCGAGCACCTGACGGGTACCACCATCTACGTGCTGGCCCACCCCTGCCCGATGTGTCTGGGCTCGCTGTACTACTGCTCCCCCGACGAGGTCGTCTTTCTCACCACCCGCGACGCCTACGAACCCCACTACGTCGACGACCGCAAGTACTTCGAACTCGCCACGTTCTACGACGAGTTCGCCAAGGACTACACCGAGCGGCGCCTGCCGATGCGGTACGAACCGCGTGAGGACGCCGTCGACGTCTACCGGTTCTGGCAGCGACGCAACGGCGGTGAACGGCACGTTGCCGACGCCCCCACCACCACCTGA
- a CDS encoding NUDIX hydrolase produces the protein MPDVIEKVAWIHLDAGRLLTARSHGSAAFYLPGGKPEPGETPEQTLVREIREELGVGLDASTITPLLVVEAPAHGKPAGTTVRTVCCTAAHTGEPSPRSEIAEIAYFTHGDLARASATTREVLDHLAATGQLLRC, from the coding sequence ATGCCTGATGTGATCGAGAAGGTCGCCTGGATCCACCTGGACGCCGGCCGGCTCCTGACCGCCCGTTCCCACGGCAGCGCGGCGTTCTACCTGCCCGGCGGGAAACCGGAGCCCGGCGAGACCCCCGAGCAGACGCTGGTCCGCGAGATCCGCGAGGAACTCGGCGTCGGCCTGGACGCCTCCACCATCACCCCCCTGCTGGTCGTCGAAGCCCCGGCCCATGGCAAGCCGGCCGGCACGACCGTGCGCACCGTGTGCTGCACCGCCGCACACACCGGCGAGCCGAGCCCCCGATCCGAGATCGCCGAGATCGCCTACTTCACCCACGGCGACCTCGCGCGTGCCAGCGCCACCACCCGCGAGGTGCTCGACCACCTCGCGGCGACGGGCCAGCTCCTGCGCTGCTGA